GACCGGTTCTGGCTGAAAAAGGGGTTAGAGTTCTGGAGGAGAAGCCCGCTCAAGGCGCTTTATCTCACCCTGCGCAAGTTTTATCTCTGGTTTTCTGGTTATGAGGTTTCAAACAACCGCGACAAGTATTTTTTCAAGCGCTATACATTGCTCAATTTCCTCTGGTTCAATACCCCTTTCTTTAAGTTTCCTTTTGGGGTTCTCTTTCCGCTTGCGCTTGCCGGAATTTACCTTACTCGCAAGAAGTGGCGAAGACTTATGCCGGTTTATCTCTTCCTTTTCTCTTATATGCTTTCCTTTGTTTTCTTTTTCATCACCGCCCGATACCGCTTGCCGGTTTTGCCCTTCTATTTTCTCTTTGCGGTTCAGGCGGTGCGATTGTTTGCTCAACAGGAGAAAAAGGAAAGGAAAATTGCCCTTTTGATTACCATCTCCTCCTTTGTTATTTTTAACCTGGACCTTTTTGGAACCGGCAGGCAGACCGACCCGGCGCAGAATCACTTTACCGCGGCAATGGGCTATTACAGTCAGGGAAAATTCACCTTGGCGCAAAAGGAGATTGACCGGGCGCTTCTCCTTGATTCGGCAACGAACATCCTTTCCTTAAAGGCGACAATGCTACTCGAACAGAACCGTATTGATGAGGCAAAACAGATTGCCGAAGCCGCGGTCAGGCTCCATCCGGACGAGGCTGATAGTTATGGCATTGCCGGCAATGTCTTTGCCAGTGCCAATGAACTGAATCGGGCTGAAGTGATGTTTCAAAGGGCGGTTGAACTTGACCCGTATGGTGTTGAAGCCTGGAACAACTTGGGCAATATCAACCTCTCTAAAAGGGATCTGGCACAGGCGCGGCGCTGTTATGAACAGGCGCTGAAAGTAAGCCCGACATTTACGATGGCGCTTTTCCATCTCGGTCTGGTCTATTACTACGAGGGCAAGACCGATTCCGCCCATTATCTCTGGCAAAAGGTTCTTAGCCTTGACCCGGATTTTGACAAGGCAAGGCAGGCTTTAAGGGAATTGCGCTGAAAATTCGCCAATCCTGACAACCCTCTAACAGGTGCCACAATGGGGGTGGTGGAGGGGACCTGCCCCAAATTTCATTGTGATTTTTTCTAAGATTTTGAAAAACAGCGAGATACAACAAAATCCATCCTGATACTTGACAAAGGTAGAGAAAGTGGTTATAATAGTGATAGTAAAAAAGGGAGGTATTATGCGTAATTCACTTCTCCTTCTGGTGATGGGTCTTGGCGTTGTCTTTGGTCAGGATTCGCTCAACTGCCGGCAGATCGGCTCTTGGCCATTTGGTCCTGCTTATGCGATAGCACTTGACACGGAAAGAAACCTTGTTTTTCTTGGCTCAGGTTACGGGGTCATTGTCTTTGATATAACCAGGCCGGATTCGCTGGTAAAGATTTCTGAAGCGATTAAAGCCAAAGGCGAGGTTCAGGGTCTATTTTATCAGGCAAACCGTCTTTATGTTGCCGCTGATAAAGCGGGTCTGGAAATCTGGGATGTTAACAACCCTGTCTCGCCGGTAAAACTCGGTTCGCTAACTATTCCTGGTGCGGCTCTGGATGTTGCGGTGTCTGATAATTACGCCTATGTTGCTGCTGAGACCGCTGGTCTAAGGGTGATTTCAGTTGCCGAGCCCCAAAATCCGGTTGAGGTTGGCTATTGTGACACCCCTGCTGAGGCCTGCGCTGTTGCGGTGGTGGGTGACTACGCGTATGTTGGTGATGTGTATTCTGCCTTGAGGGTGATATCGGTCTCAGACCCCTTCGATCCTGTAGAGGTTGGTTGTCTTCAAACCCCGGATGGGGTTCTTGATGTTGCGGTGAGAGGTGATTATGCATATGTTGCGGACTGGGAGGCCGGTCTGAGAATTGTCTATATTTCCGACCCGACAAACCCGGTTGAGGTTGGCTATTGTTTGACACCAAACATAGCAAATGGTGTTGCAGTCTCTGGCGACTATGCCTATGTTGCCAATCGTGATGATGGGCTGCGGGTAATCTTGGTATCCGACCCGACAAACCCGGTTGAGGTTGGTCATTGTAACACAGCTGGCAGTGCTCGTAATGTTGGGA
The DNA window shown above is from candidate division WOR-3 bacterium and carries:
- a CDS encoding tetratricopeptide repeat protein → MARLIQAVLGSVSCVLLCLIGRKIFDGRSGFIAGLLMAFYPLFIYFDGELLIPVLLVFLLLGGFLFFCHRDEKWFYLPLAGLFFGLGAIARPNVLLFVFVLPIWFFFQNRKGWLRRSAIFLGAAFVPILPVTARNYVKSKSFVLIAWQAGTNFYIGNNEYSDGTTAIVPGTRGTWWGGYNDVKRIAESEAGRQLRGYEIDRFWLKKGLEFWRRSPLKALYLTLRKFYLWFSGYEVSNNRDKYFFKRYTLLNFLWFNTPFFKFPFGVLFPLALAGIYLTRKKWRRLMPVYLFLFSYMLSFVFFFITARYRLPVLPFYFLFAVQAVRLFAQQEKKERKIALLITISSFVIFNLDLFGTGRQTDPAQNHFTAAMGYYSQGKFTLAQKEIDRALLLDSATNILSLKATMLLEQNRIDEAKQIAEAAVRLHPDEADSYGIAGNVFASANELNRAEVMFQRAVELDPYGVEAWNNLGNINLSKRDLAQARRCYEQALKVSPTFTMALFHLGLVYYYEGKTDSAHYLWQKVLSLDPDFDKARQALRELR